In Lolium rigidum isolate FL_2022 chromosome 3, APGP_CSIRO_Lrig_0.1, whole genome shotgun sequence, the genomic window ACGCATCCATGTTTTTTTATCTGatagtttggtttcagagggagcgcttcgaagctctgttggctgttaatatcatggagcttgttTTTTTTTCCATGGTGATGTCGAACAAAGTCATGAAAGCCGAGATGGGTGAAAtagcaatggtggtcggatcttggtggtgatgtGAAATTGACTTGTTGCTTCGTGACTTGAAACAACGACATGTATGTggggggcgactgcacaggaaAAGTTTGGAGTCTTATTTTTTAGAGTGAAAATCTAAGGTCGGGCTTAATTGGTTATGTCCCGCAATATTCTTGTTGAAGGTATTATTTTGAGAGcgaggactttcttcagggtgaaaacctaagatctatgatcgggcaatGATAGCGTTTATGCATTGTTTTcttgttggaggcgtcgcttatgggGAAGCTGGTCTTctggtgttgttttggtggtgttagtgttttttttttttgaaacggggggcAAATAGATTTTGCCCCTTTCCATTGATTAAGGGGAAGCAAAGAGTTTAAAGTTTACAAGGGCTAGCAGCCCCGATATAGACAAAAAGGAATTACTCTCCCGGCATGAAATCACCCAAGCACTTAGCCCCCGCTAAGACCCACAACCTCGACTCGGATTTGATCCTATCAAACACAACAAACGAAGGCGCAAGCTTGGAGCAAGCGACGACCTTGGGGCTCCTTCACAAGATCCGGGGTAGAGGGTCCATTCTTAGGACTTCGCTTTATGCGGACGATGCGGCGGTGTTCATCGCCCCCTTCAAGGAGGATATCAAAAACTTCGCGGACATACTAGGCCACTTTGGGTCGGTCACCGGGCTCCACACTAACTTTGAGAAAAGCTCCGTCGTTCCCATTCGTTGCGGGGGCATCGACCTTGATGTTATCCTTGAAGGGgtgccggcggcaagaacctccttCCCTTTGCGGTATCTTGGGTTGCCCCTTTCGGTTCGCTCCTTGAGGAGGGTCGACTTCCAATTTCTTGAGGACAAGTGTGCCGGCAAGCTACCATCTTggaatggcaatggcaaatttatCACCACGGCCGGCCGTACCGCCTTGATCAAATCCGTCATCGCCTCTCAAGCCATCTATCACCTTACGCCGCTTATGGTTCCGCCCGAGACTATCAAATTCATCAACAAACTCCAAAGAGCCTTCCTTTGGTCCGCCAAAGATACTACTACCGGTGCCAAGTGCAAGGTAAATTGGGAGTTAGTGTGCCGTCCCAAGAGGTTAGGTGGGCTTGGAATCCTTCATACGGATAAATTTGCTACGGCTCTCCGCCTTCGTTGGCCATGGTTTGAGTGGAAAGACCCCAACAAGATTTGGGTCAAATACGGTAACCCTTGCAACAAGGAGGATATGGATATCGTGGTGTTAGTGTTGCTGTTTCAAGAAATGGATCGGGACttttttttaattctttttttAGATGTGTGCATCTTTTAAGCCATATGACATGACGTTATTGCAGATCGAGTGTAACTGgtatcttcgtgatattaataAATACTCTATATAAAAAAGCCTTGTAGAATTGGAGAATAACCGTAATTTTAATCGGAGAATAACTGACATAATCTAAAAGCACTGTATTCGGGCAGCCGGGCCACTTGCAGAGCACGAGCACACGACGCCGCGAGCGTTTGCAAAGGCAATCCATCCCCGCATTACATGATTAATTACACGCACGACGCCCTCATCATCTCCAGCTTTCGCCCCTCGTCGTGGGCTCCATCTCGCCGTCTCTCTTTCCGTACAAATACTCCACCGGTTTTTCAGACATCCCACCATTGGCCAGCACGTCTCCACAGCAACCGCCAACGCGCCAACCCACCACCTCCGCTTCGGCCACCGGCGATCAGCCACCGATCGATGGACGGCGACACGACGTTCACGAAGCTGTTCGTGGGTGGCCTGGCGTGGCAGACGCAGCGCGACGCGATGCGGCGCTACTTCGAGCAGTTCGGGGACATCGCCGAGGCCGTCGTCATCGCCGACAAGCACACCGGTCGCTCCAGGGGCTACGGATTTGTATGCCTCGGTTCCCGTCGATCACAATGTGAGCTCAAATTACCATGTCCGGTTGACTTATCTGGTGCTTGTGTCTGTCCGCGTGTGTCAGGTGACGTTCAGGgaccccgaggcggcggcgcgagcgctgCAGGACCCGACGCCGGTGATCGACGGAAGAAGGGCCAACTGCAACCTGGCGGCTCTCGGCGCGTCGCAGCGCCCGCATCCTGctgccgcgccggcgccggcgccgttcgGTACGATACGTTCCCTTCCAGCCGGTTTTCTCCTGACCGAATTATCGCTGAAACTAATAAGCTCTCGAATTGCGATGCTGTTCAGGGATGGTCAGGTCAAGGCCCGCAGCAGCGTCGTCTTCGTCTTACCAGGGCTCTGCCGCTGCCGCAATGGCACCCTCCTACTTCCCCCAACATGCTCACTACACCTATCCTTACTACTACGGGTAAATTTTGTTCCATTGTTTCGCGTACATTGTGGACCTATGAACATTTTAATCAGGAACTGAATCCAACTGCGTGATGTTTCACGGATGCAGGTATACTGGAGGGTATTCTCCCGAAAGCATGTACCAAATGCAAATGGTTAGTACTCTTCTCTAAATCAAGATGTTTGGAATCATGCACACACACCAGCTAATTCCCACTCCGACATTAGTTTATTTTGGTTCATTCACATTGCAATTGTTTGGATTGTACTCAAATGTTCATTGCAAAATGGGTGTATAATTAAGGAACATGAACACATTCTACATATGAAGTGAAATCCATTTTAGTTTCTTGGGTGTTGACTTGGTTTTTTTTCGATCATAAATCTAGAATCAATTTTCATACTGAACTTTCAATAATGAACCTGTCTTGTTCCCAGTGATTGGTAGTAATTTCACACACATAGCATAAGATAATTCTTGATGTGAGAAACTGAGGATATCATGCCCATAGCAGTCTAGCAAACACAATTATCAGGAAAACCAAGTAACTAGaaacacatataaaaataaataacacgaaaaatgtataaaaaaaTATTATACATAAAACAAACAAACATTTTTTTTAAAGTACAGTAATACACTGGAAGAAGTTGTTAATAATGTGCAAACTTTACAAATTGGAAGAAGTTGTTAATAATGTGGAAATCTTACAAATTCGAAGTCCAAAAATCACGAAAACAAACCCAATTTTattaaaaaggaaaaacaaacaaATCCAAATTTTattcaaaacaacaaaaaaaaactagaaaataGTTAGGTGCATTCATGGAGAACAATGTATTCCTCATTCCCAGGCTTATGAATTTTCACAAGGTGGATTTCTGAATTGTGTTCTAAAATATTGTGACATTTCAGAAAAATATTATCCCCTTCTATTATTCCCTAAAAGGGGTTTAGGTTTTCTCCTGACTTTTTATGTTACCATGCAAGTTGGACTGCAACATGCCTCCAACTTGGGCAACTGGCTAAGCGTAATTACGGAAAAAGGCATAGCTCAAGTTGAACTTTACAGTGATGTGCAAAAATAGATAGCCATTTAGGCACTTCAAAAGCGATTTTCCTAGAGTTCGGTAGGTCTCTAATCTCTATGTGACCTAATATTTTCAGTATCACAAGTTTAGAACTGAACTTGATTTTAGAATTTGGGATATATTTTGTTGTATCCTTGAGTTTGTTTTTCCAAAATATTGATCAGGGTTTTTTGCTTATCCATCAACTAGCCGACATTGGCAAGAAAAATAAACTACTCTAGAATTGCCCAGTAGGTATTggcatgccaagaaaatagcaacCATCAAAACAAAGACTAGCATTTTGGTCTTCTGTGTACGATAGATTTCAGCCACAATTGAAACATAGACTAACACCAATGTGAAATGACTATCGAGGGGATTAAAAAGACGTCTTTCAAAATTTCTACCAGGCATCAGTTTACTTTTCATAATTGCAGAGCTACTATGGCGCGCATGGTGGCGCCGGTgtccaacagcagcagcagcagtcacAACTGCAGACATACTATGCAGCGGCTGGGGCGGAAGGAGGCCAGCAGGGATTTTCACCATACTATCTCCAGCAGATGCAAGCTGCCGCGAGCAACCAGGAGCAGAGTTCTTCTGCCGCGGCAGTGCAGTACGCTCAAATGATGCAGTACGCGGCACACATGCAGCAGGCGGCGCACGCCAGTCGGCTCCATGGCACGGCCGTCTCGGAGGTTCCCAGTGATGCAGGTTTGAGAGTTGAGACTGAATGAATAATAAGCTGACTAAATTTAGGGTCAATTTCAAGAACTCCTGATAAAATTTGTATGCTGAATGCTGCAGGTACGAGGAAGGGTGGAACTGCGGCGGCCGTTGGAGGACCGGGCTCGTCTCAAACATCACCTGAAACAGATAGGAAGGAGGAGTCCTGATTTATCTTCTTGTACCCGAGCAATTCTCCACGAGTACGACTAACAAGAGTAAAACGAAACAGTAAATTGTATCTGTCAACCCCATTCTTTCGATCCTATGTCGAATAAACTACACCCCTTCCTAATTCATCAGGGTATGCAACATTTGTTTCATACATTTTTCGGTTCAGTTCACTGGCTACTCGCGTCCTGAGAGAACACATCATGACATCAATCACTTGGGGATGAATGTCAATTACCTAAATTAATCGAGACGCATTAGGAGATTAAGCGACCGAGCACTCACATTATTATTCCATTACTTAGCCGACTATGTACATATATCGCTACATATTCTGCGAAACGAGCGCAGAGACAACATCGCAGAAAAAGAGCACACTAGAATCTACAGAGAGCACTCACTCGCGCGGCCACAACTTGGACACCGAAACAGCTTAAATCCTGGCGGGACACAAGCTCACTGGAGCTTTCGATCACTGGACCTGCACGTCGATGACCTTGCGCTCGGTCTCTGTCTTGGGCACGCTGACGAGGAGCACGCCGTTCTTGAGCTCGGCGCGCACCTGGCTCTTGTCACACTCATCCGGGAGCGCCAGACGCATGTCGTAGGAGCTGACGCTGCGCTCCTTCCACCACCCATCACCCTGTCCTTCCGCGCCCTCCCCTTGGCCTTCACTAGTTTCCTTCTTGTGCTCGCCGCGGATGACGAGCGTGTCGTCCTCCACCATCACCTTCACCTCCTCCCGCGACAGCCCGGGCATGTCGAACCGCATCTTCACCTCCTTCTCGTCCTCCACGATGTCCCACGGCATCCGCGGCCcctcgctcgccgccgccggcgagcgccgTGCCGTGGGGAACCCCACCGTGTCGTCGAACAGGCGGTCCATCGTGTCCAGCATCTGCCTCATGGTTCGCATCGGCGACATCGGGTCCACCAGCCCTGCGCGGTTAACCACGTCAGTCCCTGACTCACCTCCGATCGTACAACAGAGTTGTGTAGTGAAAAAACTTCTAAGCAGCAGAGCACTTACCGAACGGGGAGACGTCAAACCcggcgcggcgcgggcggcgctggACGGCGTTGCCCTGCTGGTTGTTGCCGCCGTTCTGGCTGACTTGGACGTCGACAGAGTTGTCCCTGTTCTCCTGCGACGCGGCAGCCACGGAGAGCGGGCGGGTTCTCCCGGCCCCGAGCGGCGCCGGCTTGGCGGCTCTCCAGGCGCGGATCGGCAGGCGCGCGGCCGGGGAGGAGAGGCGGCTGACGAGAGCGAAGGGGGCGTTCGCTGCAGCCATTGCTCAAGCGAGAATCACAGAGAGTCAAGAACAAGTGCTCGGAGATCGCCGGAACTCGGAAGACGATCGATGTGCTGTGAACGTGTATTGCAGATTTGCAGTGCTTGTTATCTTGCTTGCTTATCTGGTGGGAGATCGTGGCGCGCGGCGCCATTTTATAGAGCGGCGGAGGGCTCGTGCCACGGCGGCCGTGGAAGGATGGAGAAGGTCGTTGAAGCTTCGGGACAGCGCGCGCCGCTCGCGGCATCTGGTCTGGAGAGCACTGCAGAGTCGCGACGACGCCGCGGGTGTTCTTCAGGCTTGTCCGCTTTTCTCGAACATTCTCGTAGCCTTCGCGAAGCAGTCTCGCGCCAGCCCAACTTTAAATCTCGACCTGGGCCGTTCGGAGTTCCATTCAGGCCGCGGAACAGAGGCCCAACTATGAACCAGGCCTCGGACTATGCAAGAAAATCCTTCCAAGCCGAAGCTGAACCCTAGCTCTGgcgcaaatcctatacaccgaccaggtcagccgctaccgcgcgccgcacaccccccgcgcgcggtatgggccggcctggccgGTCCAGTTCgcctctttttctgttttctgttttctgtttcttttttttttcttttttcttttttctttttcttttcttttctttcctttttcttttttattttatgtttcttttgtgtttctttttttgttttgttttgtttcttttctgtttatttttgttcaaatttgaaaatagttcaaactttaaaaaatgtttaaattttaaaaacgttcaaatttgaaaaccgttcaaaaacaaaatatgttcaaattataaaagcatttaaatttgaaatctgttcaaatttgaaaaatattcaaatacaaaaaatgttcaaattataaaagcgttcaaatttgaaatccgttcaaatatataaagcgttcaaatttgaaaaaatgttcataactaagaatgttaatttttagaaaaaaaaattttacaaatttttaaaaatgttcaaatttaaattatgtccatatccgaaaatgttcaaatttcgaaaaaaattaaatcaaaatctgaacatttttaaaatttcaaaaattttGAATCTGAAtagattttgaaattcttttctcCGAAGTATTTTTTTAAAGTTAgatattgaaaaagaaaaatattaacaaaaagaaacagcaaaaaaagaaaaaaaatcttacCTACTCTTAATGGGCCGCAGCCCAAccaaccgacctggtcggtggggtGTGCGGTGCCCCGTAAAcgtcgaccaggtcggtggctctgGCCTTAAACTTCGCGAGGCCACCCCACCATGCCTTGTACACCTGGTCGTGTACTCTACTTTTTTAGAGAACACTTTTTTTAGAACACTTAAATGCCGATCTCGAATCAGCGTGCCTCCATCATAGACAGTGGATGTTAGTGCTCtggcaacaacaaaaaaaaatgttGCGAGGGTAGTTTTCAACTGCTACACATATATATTGTTGTTGTGTATCACAAATAAAATGCTACAACAATTTCCGGGTGTATGCTGGAGAGAGATGGTCCAACCGCTCCAAACATATTTCTGCAATGCCGGATGCATTTTGTACATGTGTCGGATGCGTTGTTTTTTTTTATTGCAAACATTGACACGGTATTTTGTTTACTTCAATAAAATATGGATTTATTGCATACGATCTTTTCGTTACATTAGTGTGTTCGCGATGTTACTcactccattccatattagttGTATAGAATCTGCTACAACTAATATGGACGGAGGGAATAcaacatgttttcaccatttttaTGCGTCACGGAAATTTTATTGCAAGCGATGATACATACAAAAAATAACAACGATCATGAGTGCGGCattttgtagctcgagctacatagAACCTGTTTTTTTAATTTCAAAAATGGTATTTCatagtttcaaaaaaatatgaacaaaaattCTAGAGGTAGATAATGTTGTACTCTACAACTGTGAAAAAAAAGCAATACGAAAGATAGAGTATTTTGGGTTGTGCAAAATTCGCAAATCTGTAGATCTAAAAAAGTGAATAGTGCAGATTTTGAAACCTCCAAAATTTATAAGAATTTTAATTTTTCTGTTGCTTCAAAAATAATGTATTTCATCCTGATTTTTTGCATAGTGGTAGAGTACATCATTGCCTACAtcgattttttttcagatttttttgaaactttaaaatgttGAATTCgatttttgtaaaaaaaagaAGCCATGTAGCTTGGGCTACACTTGGAGTTTCCGCAACGCTCATATACTTTTCTCAATGATCAGATGTTCTAAATCCGATTACTGAAGAGGATTGGTGGGGCAGAAGCCGTCTGGTTTTCCTCCCAAATCAGTCCGCTTTGTTCTTTTTGTGTGCAACTTTGTCTAGTATTGTGCGAATGAGCCAACACTAGGTACCTTTAACctgttcagttttttttttgtttgcaaaaGTCTACCGATCTATTTATAAGCCtcaacaacaatgcaagaaaactcataaagaaaaaaattacaaaaagatTTTGGATTATCTAGCTACAACTACAAGCACTCGAACGaaccgaaggcgcgccgccgtcaTAGCCATGCCCTCGTATAGCTTGTTGTGGTAGACATACGAGAAATCGTTGTTCTAAGGCTTCAAACGACCAACACACAAGAGCAGCAACCATCACCGATGAAGAGAAACGTAGACCAGAAGAACAAAGACAAAATCCAGCGAGATCTGCCAGAGACAAACCCCTCCAGCGATGGTAGACACATCACCGGGATGAGGCTAGATAGAGATGATTTTATTCTATCTTCAGAGAGTCGCCACCGCTGCGTCTTCCTAAGTAGGACACATACCCTAAACAAActaaagaaaaaaaacagagccCTCCCATCGACAAGGACAGTGATCCATCGTGTCTCCATGGTCCTAAGGCCACATGGTGCGAGGAAGATTGGCAGTGGCGCCGGCCTGGGGCAGGGAACCCTAATCgcccgcctctctctctctctctcgggaaTGAAGGGGTATCGTATCGATGAGTATTACCTTCTTTAGTTTAACAAAATGAGCTAACTTCTATGATGATAGCATCCATTTGCAAAACTTAGTTAAaaaaattgactaaaaagggtagaGGGTAATTCAATATTGACCCACTTACATTTCTAGGAGTGAAAAAAGGGAAGCGGTTATGCTTCCACGTTTGACGCTAGATTCAATCATTGGATGGCAACCTCTCCTTTGCACGATTGATTTCTCCTCTTCGATCGGGTGAAGGATCAGGTGAACCGTGAAACGTACCTTAACTCGCGCTATTTACATGTCAATGAATCATAAGTGTGATCATATCCTCTGAGCTACCCCTCTGAACCCCGGTGAACGCACATCATAGCACTGCTCGACATCAAAGCTTGTCCCTTGAACTGTTTACCTTACCACTGGCCCAAGTGGCCGGTCCCGACCGATCTGAAGGTGATGGACTGTAATGTCTACAGCACAAGCCATATACCTTTACCATTTCAGTCACATATCTACATAGAAACCACTTGGTCATGGACCAACAAATTGACTGTTGTACGCAGC contains:
- the LOC124697309 gene encoding small heat shock protein, chloroplastic-like, producing the protein MAAANAPFALVSRLSSPAARLPIRAWRAAKPAPLGAGRTRPLSVAAASQENRDNSVDVQVSQNGGNNQQGNAVQRRPRRAGFDVSPFGLVDPMSPMRTMRQMLDTMDRLFDDTVGFPTARRSPAAASEGPRMPWDIVEDEKEVKMRFDMPGLSREEVKVMVEDDTLVIRGEHKKETSEGQGEGAEGQGDGWWKERSVSSYDMRLALPDECDKSQVRAELKNGVLLVSVPKTETERKVIDVQVQ
- the LOC124695137 gene encoding RNA-binding protein 38-like — protein: MDGDTTFTKLFVGGLAWQTQRDAMRRYFEQFGDIAEAVVIADKHTGRSRGYGFVTFRDPEAAARALQDPTPVIDGRRANCNLAALGASQRPHPAAAPAPAPFGMVRSRPAAASSSSYQGSAAAAMAPSYFPQHAHYTYPYYYGYTGGYSPESMYQMQMSYYGAHGGAGVQQQQQQSQLQTYYAAAGAEGGQQGFSPYYLQQMQAAASNQEQSSSAAAVQYAQMMQYAAHMQQAAHASRLHGTAVSEVPSDAGTRKGGTAAAVGGPGSSQTSPETDRKEES